One Rhodospirillales bacterium DNA window includes the following coding sequences:
- a CDS encoding putative hydro-lyase — MGVSDLSLLRETEELRAQIRAGQITGPTAGMAAGRMQANLVVLPEDFADAFHDFCLSNPQPCPLLAITELGQSTVPALGATIDLRSDLPRYRVWRDGAIVDEPSDVTSIWRENLVAFVLGCSFGFETAMMEAGIKLHHVTAGRNVPMYDTKIPLQSTGPFGGTMVVSMRQIPTDRVEDAIRISGQFPQCHGKPVHVGEPSDIGVASIEHPDYGDPPVGDGVPMFWACGVTPQTALRRARPPFAITHDPGRMLICDIPATWDQVLNPAT; from the coding sequence ATGGGTGTTTCCGACCTTTCTCTGCTCCGCGAAACCGAAGAGCTTCGCGCTCAAATCCGGGCGGGTCAGATTACGGGCCCGACTGCGGGAATGGCCGCGGGTCGAATGCAGGCTAATCTGGTTGTGCTGCCCGAGGATTTTGCCGATGCGTTCCACGACTTCTGCCTGTCCAATCCGCAACCATGCCCTCTGCTTGCGATTACGGAACTGGGGCAAAGCACTGTTCCCGCTCTTGGCGCAACGATCGATCTGCGCTCGGACCTGCCAAGATACAGAGTTTGGCGGGACGGCGCCATTGTCGATGAGCCAAGCGATGTGACATCGATTTGGCGAGAGAACCTAGTTGCCTTTGTTTTGGGGTGTTCCTTCGGGTTCGAAACAGCCATGATGGAGGCGGGTATCAAGTTGCACCATGTGACTGCCGGCAGAAATGTTCCGATGTATGACACGAAAATACCTCTGCAATCGACCGGGCCGTTTGGGGGCACAATGGTTGTTTCCATGCGCCAGATTCCCACAGACCGGGTCGAGGACGCCATCAGGATTTCCGGCCAGTTTCCGCAATGCCATGGCAAGCCTGTTCATGTTGGGGAACCTTCTGACATTGGGGTCGCGTCGATTGAACACCCCGACTATGGTGATCCTCCCGTGGGTGACGGTGTACCGATGTTCTGGGCATGCGGGGTGACGCCACAAACTGCCCTCCGTCGGGCCAGACCCCCGTTTGCCATCACTCATGATCCCGGGAGGATGTTGATCTGCGACATTCCTGCGACTTGGGACCAAGTGCTGAACCCGGCGACATGA
- a CDS encoding VOC family protein, which produces MADIAIRGLHHAAYRCCDSEETRAFYEDFLGLKLANAFEIKTTITGRENAGVLHSFYEMGDGSFLAFFEAPKDAFDFKDQNDFDLHIALEVDMATLHSMFEKGKAAGIETRGISDHGFIHSIYFRDPNGYVVELTSKVGDGGEIDYGKARSALDDWQQSKPASAA; this is translated from the coding sequence ATGGCCGACATCGCTATCCGCGGCCTTCACCACGCCGCCTACCGCTGCTGCGACTCCGAAGAGACACGCGCGTTCTACGAAGACTTCCTCGGCCTCAAGCTGGCCAACGCCTTCGAGATCAAGACGACGATCACCGGGCGTGAGAACGCCGGTGTCCTGCATAGCTTCTACGAGATGGGTGACGGCTCGTTCCTCGCCTTCTTCGAAGCACCGAAGGATGCCTTCGACTTCAAGGACCAGAACGACTTCGATCTCCACATCGCGCTCGAGGTCGACATGGCGACGCTGCATTCCATGTTCGAGAAGGGCAAGGCCGCCGGGATCGAAACCCGCGGCATCTCCGACCACGGCTTCATCCACTCGATCTACTTCCGCGATCCCAACGGCTATGTCGTGGAGCTGACCTCGAAGGTTGGCGATGGGGGCGAGATCGACTATGGCAAGGCGCGCTCGGCGCTCGACGACTGGCAACAGAGCAAGCCGGCTTCAGCTGCCTGA
- a CDS encoding NAD-binding protein → MTVIAFIGLGTMGRPMAETLRRAGHDVIGMDIDPETRAAIEGAVAPSVDAVAGAEVVVTMLPEGHHVSDVHEDVIRPGVRPGTLIIDCSTIDVVTARGLAEFADTLGLAMLDAPVSGGPAGAETGSLSFMVGGSLEALEQARPLLQVMGSQITHFGTVVGAGQAAKTSHNMICGITAMAVMEGFALADALGLDLGKFYTLCVGAAAQSWTLENRCPIPGIVADAPASNDFAPGFAVSLMAKDLRLAQSAAAACGQATPFGAEAAHAFTEFSEIAGDRDFSAFYETLRHLPDAKLS, encoded by the coding sequence ATGACGGTAATCGCCTTTATCGGACTTGGAACAATGGGACGGCCGATGGCAGAGACTTTGCGCCGCGCCGGGCACGACGTCATAGGAATGGATATCGATCCTGAAACGCGGGCGGCTATCGAAGGTGCGGTCGCTCCGTCCGTCGATGCCGTGGCAGGCGCGGAAGTTGTTGTGACCATGTTGCCCGAGGGACATCACGTGTCCGATGTCCATGAAGATGTGATTCGACCAGGCGTCCGACCGGGTACGCTGATCATTGACTGCTCGACCATAGATGTTGTGACCGCACGGGGTCTTGCTGAATTCGCTGACACGCTTGGCTTGGCAATGCTGGATGCCCCGGTTTCCGGAGGTCCTGCCGGTGCCGAAACCGGTAGTCTCAGCTTTATGGTCGGAGGGTCCCTAGAGGCGCTCGAACAGGCGCGCCCGCTCCTGCAGGTGATGGGTTCCCAGATTACGCATTTCGGCACGGTGGTGGGTGCAGGGCAGGCCGCCAAGACGTCTCACAATATGATTTGTGGCATCACCGCTATGGCCGTCATGGAGGGCTTTGCCCTTGCTGACGCCCTCGGGCTGGACTTGGGTAAATTCTATACCTTGTGTGTCGGTGCCGCTGCGCAAAGCTGGACGTTGGAAAATCGCTGCCCGATCCCCGGAATTGTGGCTGACGCCCCAGCGTCAAACGACTTTGCTCCCGGTTTTGCTGTGAGCCTCATGGCCAAAGACTTGCGCCTTGCACAATCAGCCGCCGCTGCTTGTGGTCAAGCCACCCCATTTGGCGCCGAGGCCGCTCACGCGTTCACCGAGTTCTCAGAAATAGCAGGTGACCGTGATTTTTCGGCATTCTACGAAACGCTTCGGCACCTGCCCGATGCCAAATTGAGTTAA
- a CDS encoding TRAP transporter large permease — MLLTALILLVVLIAASLHIAAALGVMGIILDRTFGFLPLYKAAGEVAWTASSGFLLMAIPLFVLLGEIMLRSGVADAMYDALAKWLGWLPGGVMHANIGACALFSATSGSSVATAATIGTVAVPQIDRHGYGPRLFLGTLAAGGTLGILIPPSVNLIIYGILTNTSVPQLYLAGIAPGLILAALFMLVIIFIAVLSPDTAGHRAQYTLAERFHGTLGVIPPILVFIVVIGSIYAGFATPTEAAALGVVAALIIAVGRRRLNWKMLNEALEGTVVTTAMIILIIIAAYILNMILSGIGLTARLNEYVTGLGLTSMQMLLVVVVFYLILGCFMETLSMMITTIPIIAPLMFSLGFDPVWYGIVMMILIETALITAPIGLNLYVVQGVRGRGPMTDVMIGALPFVGAMSAMIALLAAAPELATWLPTVLMR, encoded by the coding sequence TTGCTTCTGACGGCTTTGATCCTGCTGGTCGTTCTGATCGCCGCAAGCCTGCACATCGCAGCCGCTCTGGGCGTGATGGGTATCATTCTTGACCGCACGTTTGGCTTTCTTCCCCTCTACAAGGCGGCGGGAGAAGTTGCATGGACGGCCTCTTCTGGATTTTTGCTGATGGCGATCCCGCTCTTTGTGTTGTTGGGAGAGATCATGCTGCGATCAGGTGTGGCAGATGCGATGTATGATGCGCTGGCCAAATGGCTGGGCTGGCTGCCCGGTGGTGTGATGCACGCCAACATCGGGGCCTGCGCCCTGTTTTCGGCAACCTCTGGATCGTCTGTTGCAACTGCCGCAACAATTGGGACTGTCGCCGTGCCGCAGATCGACCGGCATGGGTATGGCCCACGGCTATTTCTGGGTACGCTTGCAGCGGGCGGAACGTTGGGAATTCTGATCCCGCCATCCGTGAACCTGATCATCTACGGTATTCTGACCAACACATCGGTGCCTCAGTTGTATTTGGCGGGCATTGCCCCCGGCCTGATCCTTGCTGCGCTGTTCATGCTGGTGATCATTTTTATCGCCGTTTTAAGTCCGGACACGGCAGGCCACCGCGCGCAATACACGCTGGCCGAGCGTTTCCACGGCACATTGGGCGTTATTCCTCCGATACTGGTTTTCATCGTTGTGATCGGTTCGATCTACGCGGGATTTGCAACCCCGACCGAAGCCGCCGCATTGGGCGTAGTTGCCGCGTTGATCATTGCGGTCGGGCGGCGCAGGCTGAACTGGAAGATGCTGAACGAGGCGCTGGAAGGCACAGTTGTTACGACCGCGATGATCATCCTGATAATCATTGCCGCCTACATTCTGAACATGATCCTGTCGGGCATCGGCCTGACGGCGCGGTTGAATGAATACGTCACTGGCCTTGGTCTGACGTCGATGCAGATGTTGTTGGTCGTAGTGGTTTTCTATCTGATCCTGGGCTGTTTCATGGAAACGCTCTCGATGATGATCACGACCATCCCGATTATCGCGCCCTTGATGTTCAGCTTGGGATTCGACCCCGTTTGGTACGGTATCGTCATGATGATCCTGATCGAAACTGCGTTGATCACGGCTCCGATCGGGCTGAACCTATATGTGGTGCAGGGTGTCCGTGGGCGCGGGCCGATGACCGACGTGATGATCGGAGCATTGCCCTTTGTCGGCGCAATGTCGGCGATGATCGCGTTGTTGGCGGCCGCGCCGGAGCTGGCAACCTGGCTGCCCACTGTGTTGATGCGGTGA
- a CDS encoding LysR family transcriptional regulator — MMKRITLETFIALAHLRHFGKVARQLNTTQSTVSARIASLEQELGAALFTRAPNSVSLTPKGRTLLEHAVEIVAGMDRMSMAAGKDPKQERTLRLGVSEILASTILPSFFASFSKKFPASSLEIIVNNTTYQRDQLIDRGLDLALLMGPVSNARVANIPLMDFTMIWVAATDHPLASVPEITLDDLTENPILSYPTSSRPCIELTNALRKAGVHTPRLFSSNVMGASVEITCKGFAICTLPGVYAEPFITDGSLVELAVPIQLNPISFTASYLAEPGNELAREAAQIAVDTARQWEESDRKSR; from the coding sequence ATGATGAAGCGAATCACGCTGGAGACTTTCATAGCCTTGGCGCATCTGCGTCATTTCGGCAAGGTAGCCCGGCAGTTGAATACCACGCAATCTACGGTCTCTGCGCGAATTGCGTCCTTGGAACAGGAGTTGGGTGCCGCTTTGTTCACGCGTGCGCCGAATTCGGTTTCCCTGACGCCCAAAGGTCGTACGTTATTGGAACACGCGGTGGAAATCGTGGCTGGCATGGACAGAATGTCGATGGCGGCCGGCAAGGACCCCAAACAGGAAAGAACCCTGCGTCTGGGCGTGTCGGAAATACTCGCCTCAACAATCCTGCCGTCGTTCTTTGCATCGTTTTCCAAAAAGTTCCCGGCCTCCAGTCTGGAGATTATCGTCAACAACACGACCTACCAGAGAGATCAGTTAATCGACCGCGGGTTGGACCTTGCATTGTTAATGGGGCCCGTTTCCAATGCACGGGTCGCAAATATTCCGCTGATGGACTTTACGATGATCTGGGTGGCGGCTACGGATCATCCTCTGGCATCCGTGCCAGAGATCACCTTGGACGACCTGACCGAAAACCCGATTCTGAGTTATCCCACCAGTTCACGACCCTGTATCGAATTGACCAACGCATTGCGAAAGGCGGGCGTCCATACGCCGCGGCTGTTTTCATCCAACGTGATGGGCGCGAGCGTTGAGATCACTTGCAAAGGGTTCGCAATTTGCACACTGCCGGGCGTTTATGCCGAACCGTTCATTACAGATGGATCCCTGGTCGAACTGGCGGTTCCGATCCAACTGAACCCGATCTCGTTCACGGCGTCGTATCTTGCAGAACCGGGAAACGAACTGGCACGGGAAGCGGCGCAGATAGCGGTGGATACAGCCCGACAGTGGGAAGAGTCCGATCGAAAAAGTCGATAG
- a CDS encoding TRAP transporter substrate-binding protein, whose translation MKLPILSTCLLAIAALPAIAEDLQETKLNVVGSWGMVSMYTDFTQPFFTSTLPEVSGGAITAEIRPFNELGMDGSEIIRLVEQGTLQFAETPMGYLIGDNALNGGNDLPGLAPDIETARLISDAWQPVMAKEYRDRYNIELLAVYPYSAQVVYCRDEMNGLSDLSERKIRASGSAIGDFVEALGGTPVSMSFGEVVQGLQTGVIDCAITGSMSGFNARWNEVATHIYELPIAWSPVVLVVNGELWDGLDVKVRDFLSEQFVTFQDSVWEGAGLETAEGFACNAGELSCTRENPGSMKRVPVSEADIALRDKILRDVVLANWGKQCGADCVKTWNETVGLATGTAIE comes from the coding sequence ATGAAGCTGCCGATTCTGTCCACCTGCTTGCTGGCTATTGCTGCATTGCCCGCAATCGCAGAGGACCTGCAGGAAACCAAACTGAACGTCGTAGGGTCATGGGGCATGGTGTCGATGTACACCGACTTTACCCAGCCATTTTTTACGTCCACCCTGCCAGAAGTGTCGGGCGGCGCAATCACCGCTGAAATCCGACCATTCAACGAGCTGGGTATGGATGGGTCCGAGATCATCCGTCTGGTCGAGCAAGGTACGCTGCAATTTGCCGAAACGCCGATGGGCTATCTGATCGGCGACAATGCTCTGAACGGCGGTAACGATCTGCCGGGACTTGCACCTGATATCGAAACGGCCCGCCTTATCTCCGATGCGTGGCAGCCGGTCATGGCCAAGGAGTATCGCGACAGGTACAATATCGAACTGCTGGCTGTGTATCCCTATTCCGCGCAGGTCGTCTATTGCCGCGATGAGATGAACGGGCTCTCGGACCTGTCCGAGCGCAAGATCCGCGCCTCGGGATCGGCCATCGGTGACTTTGTCGAAGCACTCGGTGGAACTCCGGTCTCGATGAGTTTTGGTGAGGTCGTTCAGGGGTTGCAGACCGGTGTAATCGATTGCGCCATTACCGGTTCAATGTCGGGCTTCAATGCGCGCTGGAACGAGGTAGCCACACATATCTATGAGTTGCCTATTGCGTGGTCGCCGGTCGTGCTGGTTGTAAATGGCGAGCTGTGGGACGGGTTGGACGTAAAGGTCCGCGATTTCCTTTCCGAGCAATTCGTGACATTCCAGGATTCCGTTTGGGAAGGCGCCGGTCTGGAAACGGCCGAAGGTTTTGCCTGTAACGCTGGTGAGCTCTCCTGCACCCGTGAAAATCCAGGCTCAATGAAGCGTGTCCCTGTCTCCGAAGCCGATATCGCATTGCGCGACAAGATCCTGCGCGATGTGGTTTTGGCCAACTGGGGCAAACAATGCGGCGCGGATTGTGTCAAAACATGGAATGAAACGGTCGGTTTGGCGACAGGTACGGCCATCGAATGA
- a CDS encoding LysR family transcriptional regulator, which yields MMRPRLDIHHLQMIAAIRRTGSAADAALDLGVTASALSHRIREAERRLDITLFTRMGRSLRLTPAGELLAEAGERLLQEMEEIEHHAVSLAEGVRFVVRFAIGTYTSFHWLPEFLAWFGKRHPDYQVDIVANAAREPIVALQERTIDVAMMSKIPFPSGLKSVPLFEDELLAVMAPDHPLADRVWVEPGDLIDDEILTYSFHTLPDHEMDRFWRPADVEPRRFRRVELVDAIVEMVKARLGVSTLACWAVEPHIEAGSLAAARLTPDGLSVTWVALVRDGEGDQSPPEVFARELAIWWSLGIGS from the coding sequence ATGATGCGACCGCGCCTTGACATCCACCATCTCCAGATGATTGCTGCCATTCGGCGCACAGGCAGTGCGGCCGATGCCGCACTTGATCTCGGCGTGACCGCTTCGGCCCTGAGCCACCGGATTCGCGAGGCCGAACGGCGCCTCGACATCACACTCTTCACCCGGATGGGTCGCTCTCTTCGCCTGACACCGGCCGGTGAACTTCTGGCCGAGGCGGGTGAACGGCTGCTCCAGGAGATGGAGGAGATCGAGCATCACGCCGTGTCGCTGGCCGAGGGCGTGCGCTTCGTCGTCCGCTTCGCGATCGGCACCTACACCAGCTTCCACTGGCTGCCGGAATTCCTGGCCTGGTTCGGCAAGCGTCACCCCGACTATCAGGTCGATATCGTCGCCAACGCGGCACGCGAGCCGATCGTCGCCCTGCAGGAGCGCACGATCGACGTCGCCATGATGTCGAAGATCCCGTTTCCGTCGGGCCTCAAGTCCGTCCCGCTGTTCGAGGATGAACTCCTGGCCGTCATGGCGCCCGACCATCCCCTGGCGGATCGTGTCTGGGTCGAACCGGGGGATCTGATCGACGACGAGATCCTGACCTACAGCTTCCACACGCTGCCCGATCACGAGATGGATCGCTTCTGGCGGCCGGCCGACGTCGAACCGCGCCGGTTCCGGCGCGTTGAACTGGTCGATGCGATTGTCGAGATGGTCAAGGCGCGGCTCGGCGTCAGTACGCTGGCCTGCTGGGCGGTGGAGCCGCACATCGAAGCCGGGTCTCTCGCGGCGGCGCGACTGACACCCGACGGTCTCTCGGTCACCTGGGTCGCCCTGGTGCGGGACGGAGAGGGCGATCAGTCGCCGCCCGAGGTCTTCGCGCGCGAACTTGCGATCTGGTGGTCGCTCGGAATCGGGTCCTAG
- a CDS encoding TRAP transporter small permease, producing the protein MYVFAERLATWMARACGFTLLISVVMISAEVLCRRLLGVSLVGADELSGYVLAIIVTWGCSLAIIRRAHVRIDILHAQLPRMGQAALDLLALLAMAAFAFFLAWFATGLFENSWRTGAVSNSQMQIPRWIPHGLWAAGFWVFGVVTVLLILEYLLALSNRDWDRARLVAGVRGAKEEAQTETREAKERL; encoded by the coding sequence ATGTATGTGTTTGCTGAACGACTGGCCACATGGATGGCACGGGCCTGTGGCTTTACACTATTGATTTCGGTCGTGATGATTTCGGCCGAGGTTCTTTGCCGCCGTCTGCTGGGCGTTAGCCTCGTTGGCGCGGATGAACTTTCCGGTTACGTTCTGGCCATTATCGTAACTTGGGGATGCTCACTGGCTATCATCCGTCGCGCACATGTGAGGATTGATATTCTGCATGCGCAACTGCCGCGAATGGGACAGGCTGCCCTGGATCTTCTTGCGCTGCTGGCGATGGCGGCATTTGCCTTCTTCCTGGCCTGGTTCGCGACCGGTTTGTTCGAAAATTCGTGGCGCACGGGCGCCGTTTCCAATAGTCAGATGCAAATCCCACGCTGGATTCCGCATGGGCTGTGGGCGGCCGGGTTCTGGGTATTCGGGGTGGTGACGGTGCTCCTTATCCTCGAATACCTGCTGGCACTGAGTAACCGCGATTGGGATCGCGCAAGACTGGTCGCTGGTGTGCGGGGGGCCAAGGAAGAGGCGCAGACCGAAACACGCGAAGCAAAAGAAAGACTGTAA